Genomic segment of Ignavibacteriales bacterium:
TGTTCTCAGAACAATTTGAAGACTGGAGAAAAAAAACTGAAGGTCTCCTTTCTGACATATTTAACAGCGATAGCCGCCAACTGAAAGATTTTATTAAATTAAAATTTAGGCCTAGTATTAGATTTCTGAGTACTGTTGTAAATGATCAAACAGATGTAAAATATTTTAAGGATGGTTTGAATACAGCGAAAATTCTACTCGAATCATTTATAAAAGAAATTGATAAGTATTGGCAAGATGATATCAAAGCAAACAATAAGTCGAATATAAACCTAAATGACGTTATTGAACTTAAACCAAACTTTATGGGATTTGGACTGAACATTAACGCAATTATTAAAAAATTTTTTAAGAGAAAACAGAATTAAGGAAAAATTTCAACAAGGCATAAACTGTCATAACCACGATAGTCTAAAAATCAAATAAGTTTACAACACAGATTAAATAGATTGTGAACTCACCAGATAATTTTCCTAATTTTCGTATATCAATTTATTTCCTCTTGAATGAAAAAGGTATAAACATGGCAAATGCAATATTTAATGTTCAACTTCCACCAAACGAACCGGTAAAAAATTACGCATCCGGATCACCGGAAAAAGCTGCACTGAAAGCAAAGCTTGATGAAATGGCTAAGCAGACAATTGATATTCCAATTATTATCGGCGGAAAAGAATTCAGAACCGGCGATACGGACAATTGTGTAATGCCTCATGACCATAAACATATTCTCGGTAAATATCATAAAGTAGGAACGAAAGAAGTTAATGATGCTATTGCCTCCTCAATGAAAGCACATAAAGATTGGTCACGAATGAATTGGCAAGATAGAGTTTCCGTATTCCTAAAAGCTGCAGATCTTTTAAGTCAAACCGAATGGAGATATATTCTAAACGCTGCAACAATGTTAGGACAAAGCAAAAATCCATTTCAAGCTGAAATTGATGCTGCTGCTGAACTGGTTGATTTCTTCCGCTTCAATGCTTATTACGCTATGAAGATCTATCAAGAGCAGCCGCTTCATTCCCCAATTGGAATGTGGAACAGAATGGAATACCGTCCTCTCGAAGGATTTATTTTTGCAGTAGCTCCGTTCAACTTTACATCTATCTGCGGAAACTTACCAAGTGCACCTGCTTTGATGGGAAATGTTGCATTATTAAAACCAGCATCAAGTGCGGTTTATTCTGCTTATTGGATAATGAAATTATTGGAAGCTGCAGGATTGCCTGAGGGTGTAATAAATTTTGTTCCGGGCGCGGGTTCTAAAGTTGGAAATCCTGTAATGGATTCAGAACATTTTGCAGGAATTCATTTTACCGGAAGTACTTCTGTATTTCAAGGAATGTGGAAAACAGTTTCGAATAATTTACCTAAGTATAAATCTTATCCAAGAATTGTGGGTGAGACAGGCGGCAAAAATTTTATTTTTGCTCACCAAAGTGCAGATGTAAAAGCTCTCGGTGTTGCTTTGATTCGCGGTGCGTTTGAATATCAAGGACAAAAATGTTCTGCCGCTTCACGCGCTTATATTCCAAAATCAATTTGGCCAGAACTAAAAGATTTTATTGTTAGCGAATTAAAAACTGTTAAGATGGGCGATCCGCGTGACTTCTCTAACTTTATGAATGCCGTAATTGATAAAGGTGCATTCGATACAATTACTGGTTACATAGATTACGCAAAGAAATCGAACGAAGCTAAAATTATCTCCGGCGGAAATTACGACAGCACTAAAGGTTATTTCATAGAACCAACCGTTATCGAAACAACAAATCCAAAATTCAAATCAATGGAAGAAGAAATTTTCGGTCCCGTTCTAACGCTTTATGTTTACGATGACAGCAAATACGAAGAGACTCTTAACATATGCGATCAAACTTCTCCTTATTCACTAACCGGAGCTATCTTCGCACAAGACAGATATGCAGTAGAACTTGCAAATAAAATCTTGGTGAATGCCGCCGGTAATTTTTATATCAACGATAAACCAACGGGTGCAGTTGTAGGTCAACAACCGTTCGGCGGTGCGCGTGCAAGCGGAACTAATGATAAAGCAGGAAGTTATTTGAATCTCCTACGCTGGGTTTCTGCCCGTACAATAAAAGAAAATTTTATTCCGCCTCATGATTACCGTTATTCGTTCATGTCGGAAAAGTAAATTCATTTAACCCGCTAAATGCGGGGTTTTTTATTTATTTCATTTTTTACTTGCAATAAATCCTTTGAAACCGTAAGATACTCTGGAAGACTATGAAAGTTTTCCAATGGAGGCATAAATGAAATCATTAAAAGAAATTTTGATCTCGCAAACAATTTTAACTGTTAAAACGGGAACAAGTATTTATGATGTTACTTGTTTTATGGCAAAGCATAATATCGGACTTGTTCCGGTATTAGGAGAAGATGGAAAACTTTTAGGTGTTTTTTCAGAACGTGATTTAGTCCGCCGTGTAATTGCGCAAGGATTAGATTTGAAAAAAACAGGTGTTGACGACGTGATGACAAAGGATCTATTAGTTGCAGAGATCAGCCAGACCCACGAACAATGCTTAAAAAAAATGAAAGATAAAGGCACTCGTCACATTTTAATTGTTGATAAAGAAAAGCTAGCCGGAATTTTATCTATTAAAGATCTTTTGGAAGTTGATATAAAAGATCACAAAGAAACTATTGAAGTTCTTCAAAATTATATTTACGCTAGATAAATTTAATTAGAAAAATTTTCTTACCTCCTTTACGTATTTAATTGCCAAGATGATTAATTTTCAATTGTCAAATTGAATTTATGATCTGCTTACTACAATAAGGAGCAAAAACTATGGACCCATTCAGAGAGTTAACTCTTAACGCATTGCAAATAATTCAACTTATGGTTGCACCAGCGGTAATGATAAGCGCTTGCGGTTTATTATTGCTCGGCATTAATAACAAATATTCTTTAGTCGCTAACCGAATTAGATTACTGAATGAAGAAAAAAGAAGATTGCTCAGTAAGCTTGCAGATGGTAAGCATTCAACGGATGATAACATTAGATTAGAAAGTATAGCGATTCAAATTAATGCTTTGGTGTACAGAGCAAAATTAGTGAGAAATACTGTTTTGTGTTACACCACTTCTGTTGCATTATTTGTTTTTACCTCATTGCTTCTTGGCGTTTCTTCTTTTCTTTCGATTGGTAAATTAAATTATTTTATTATTAGCTCATTCTTGGTTGGAATGTTATTTGTTCTTGTAGGAATTGTATTTGCCGGATTCGAAACAAAAAAAGGATATGATATTATTTCGTACGAAGTAAAATCTCATGAGTAGAGAAAAAAATCTTTCGAAGGTTGATCTGCTTAAACCGGAGAATATGATTTTAATGTATGCGCGCGGTGCTTTTCCTATGGCAGATGAAACCGGCGGTATAAATTGGTACATGCCGGAGACACGCACAATAATTCCGATAAATGATTTTAATCTACCCCGCTCG
This window contains:
- the pruA gene encoding L-glutamate gamma-semialdehyde dehydrogenase yields the protein MANAIFNVQLPPNEPVKNYASGSPEKAALKAKLDEMAKQTIDIPIIIGGKEFRTGDTDNCVMPHDHKHILGKYHKVGTKEVNDAIASSMKAHKDWSRMNWQDRVSVFLKAADLLSQTEWRYILNAATMLGQSKNPFQAEIDAAAELVDFFRFNAYYAMKIYQEQPLHSPIGMWNRMEYRPLEGFIFAVAPFNFTSICGNLPSAPALMGNVALLKPASSAVYSAYWIMKLLEAAGLPEGVINFVPGAGSKVGNPVMDSEHFAGIHFTGSTSVFQGMWKTVSNNLPKYKSYPRIVGETGGKNFIFAHQSADVKALGVALIRGAFEYQGQKCSAASRAYIPKSIWPELKDFIVSELKTVKMGDPRDFSNFMNAVIDKGAFDTITGYIDYAKKSNEAKIISGGNYDSTKGYFIEPTVIETTNPKFKSMEEEIFGPVLTLYVYDDSKYEETLNICDQTSPYSLTGAIFAQDRYAVELANKILVNAAGNFYINDKPTGAVVGQQPFGGARASGTNDKAGSYLNLLRWVSARTIKENFIPPHDYRYSFMSEK
- a CDS encoding CBS domain-containing protein; the encoded protein is MKSLKEILISQTILTVKTGTSIYDVTCFMAKHNIGLVPVLGEDGKLLGVFSERDLVRRVIAQGLDLKKTGVDDVMTKDLLVAEISQTHEQCLKKMKDKGTRHILIVDKEKLAGILSIKDLLEVDIKDHKETIEVLQNYIYAR
- a CDS encoding DUF2721 domain-containing protein — translated: MDPFRELTLNALQIIQLMVAPAVMISACGLLLLGINNKYSLVANRIRLLNEEKRRLLSKLADGKHSTDDNIRLESIAIQINALVYRAKLVRNTVLCYTTSVALFVFTSLLLGVSSFLSIGKLNYFIISSFLVGMLFVLVGIVFAGFETKKGYDIISYEVKSHE